tggtaccggctcaactcgactcgactttttcgttttccattactggaaagtaccagcattttagtaactgttaccacttttctggtgccacctttgtccaggttccaaaaaaactggagtgggcaccaaaatcaatgcagaccggcTACAATGAGGGGgcgctgttacggtaatggaaaaccacaCTCTACGactcgagtcgagccggtaccacgtagtgggaaaggggcattaTTGAACAATGCTGAAAAGCATATGGACTGTGGACTGTGCACAATGCTTAAAAACATAGGGACTGTGGACAgtgagaaggggaaaaaaaagaaaaagaaaaaaatatggaACTGTTCTGAATAAAGTTGGTTGTGATTGGAAAAAAACCCTATATAAAGTAATGGTGATGCATTATGTGTTATTTGAATGCATAAATGTTTTatttgaatgaatgaaaaaaagagGCCAGAAATGAATGTTTTGTTAAAACTGACTACAAgaaaacacaatttttcttgtaaAAGAAGGAAAGATGTGTTGTTATCATAGTACATGATATTGGTTCCCCTTTAGTTGTTGCTACCCGAGCGGGAAGAGGGGGCGGACGCTACTTGGTTGTTGGCTGGCGTGGTGTAAGTAAGGAGTGCAGCGTGTTAATAAAGACCCAGTTACAAACCcaacgtgtggtagtctgcagccctcccctggatgggcagagggggttggagcagcaaccgggaaggcgtggaagagtggggtaattagccagttacaattggggagaaaaagaaaaacacatcttaATGTCaggtaccaagaataaacagagctCAGTGCcatgtacaacccaaatatccactcggtgtcatagaaagaaaaatttaaaaaatttaaTAAGAAAtatttagagataaataaaacttggacagttaacacaactcttcatcatcactatatctcttgataatcagtcctttgtacttcctcttgaactgtgtaatgtttgtactttgtttgagttccatgctcaaactgttccacaaGTTTACCCCGCAgactgaaatgcccatgctcttcaaagttgtaccgaCACATCATTTCATGacgtttaatttccctctccaattatattccccttctctatcggAGAATAgttttgtatattactcggtagtagattgtttcttgctttgagcattatttgtgctgtgttaaattctaccaaatccctgaacttcaaggggcttgactttaaaaatagcttgttggtgtgattTTGGCATGGCGTGGTGTCCCTCACCTTTCCTAGCTAAAATCTCCCGTTTGACTTTATCACACTATGTTTGAAACCCTTATGGATTCTCAGTACGACCCTCTTTAAGTGTTTATTCAATATTACGTTACTACTGGCATTtataatttaacaaaaacataaCATATGGTCCATTTTGGATCCTTTTATTTCTTTATGGAGAGTACTACGTGTTTGTAGCTATAGTGTTATAAAGCTTAGTGGTTGTTCTTcaataagccctgtgatggcctggcggcctgtccagggtgtcttcccgcctgtcgcccaatgactgctgagataggctccagcatccccgtgactctgagagcaggataagcggttcagataatggatggatggctggataacaTATGGTATTCGCTTGTAATTCTTTAGGCTTAGAATGTGCAAATACAAACATGTTAAACATGTCTCACCCATATTTGTGTGTAAATAAGGCTTCCATAGGCCCATGTAAGAACAAAACTCACCTCCCCCATAGAAAATGTGTACGGTGGGCTACCTGATCATCTGGATGGGTTTAGCCcatccttgccccccccccccttagaacTGGGCCTGCTGCCAACATCTAATATGCTTAGTCAAGAGGTAATATCAAAATGTATTAAATATATATTTCAAATAAAGGAATACATCTGTTTGAACACTGCATGTTAATTGTAAAAATTACCTCTGAGATCTAAATGTTTGCAGGTCTGTGTATGGCTCACATGCTAGTCAAGCAAGTCGAATAAGAATACCTGCTCAATAATAAGAAATCCTGTCTGCTGTTGTGTgtcggggcagcaggttgagggtagcagatgcaaacaggctcaataaactgatccgaaaggccggtgacgttgtgggggtggaactggattgtctggcagcggtttctgagaggaggacgctgttgaaattacgtgccatcatggacaatgtctcccacccatgccatgacatgctggttgggcacaggagtacttttagtgatagactcattctgccgaaaagcaccacagagcgccacaggaggtcattcctgcctgtggccatcaaactttacaactcctccctcagactcagactgtcaagacactcggagttaatggtctgtcgggttttgtttgtgctgcttgttgtgtgctgcggtagtgcagtatagatagggtgttatgtgcaccatgcttgttgatatattttgttctgatttctatttcttatttatcttttatttctatttctattttcttatcttgtgtcttgttagtttttagttattagagcgcgagtgtctataatagaacccaatttcccctcggggatcaataaagtattctgattctgatcccaaTGATTCTGATAACAGCCTTGAATCCTTTTGAATCACAGAGGTCCCTCCAAAGAGTTCACTCTCAGCTTTCCACAGGCTCCATtggtctctctcttttcctccgtTACCTCTTAAGAATTTTCTTGAACTTTAGGCTACTCCAACCATCTGCCACTTTTAAACAATGTACAAGCTTCGCTGAAACTCGGCTAACTACCGTTTGCTCTTTTGTGCTCAGCAGCCATATTTGAAACGTTGATATTTTCTAACATCCCTTACTCCTTTAATTAACCATCATGCATTTTGGATTTTCTCTTTCTACTTATATAGTAaacggtaaatggactgcattcataTAGCACGTTaaaattaatgcctcacatattTTACCCATGCACATGTAGTCATACAccgatggcggtgtcaaccatgcaaggtagaattcagtttttctattgctttttttttataaagcaaTACTCTGAGTTCAGCTTTTCTCAGCTGATCTTTTTCTGATACTCTGATATTCATGTCATCAGATGCTCATTTACGTACAGCCTATCAGACAATCATGACAATATGAAGCCCCACCCACCCTCGCTTTTTCTTATCTCTAGAGTTCTaaccccacccctttttttctccctaattgtacccgtccaattaccccactcttccgagccttcttggtcgttgcttcaccccctctgccgatccggggagggctgcagactaccacatgcctcctccaatacatgtggagtcaccagccacttcttttcacctgacagtgaggagtttcacctggggaacatagcacatgagaggatcacgccatcccccccccctctccccctgaacaggcgcccccgaccaagaagaggaggcgatagtgcagtgaccaggacacatacccacatccggcttcccaccagcaattgtgtctgtagggatgcttgaccaagccaaaggcaacacagggattcgaaccaggatccccgcgttggtaggcaacggaatagacggctacactacccggacgcccccatctcTACAGTTCTAAATGGAGCGAGGCCTGGCACTGGAATAGGGCCTAGGTAATAACGATTCAATTGAGGCCAACCGCCCCTTTGTTTGTTAATTAATGAGGACGACACCACTCCCTAAAAATTCTTGAGACAACTGAGCAGTTATAGGAAAAAGATATAAAAATCAAAATATTAGTCAATTACGAATAAGAATAAACAAAATGTAGAACTGCTCAATCGGTGGTCTGATCACTGATTTCCGTAGTCACTGATCATCAGAGGCAGGATTTGTCAGAACACGGGTGAGGGGAAATATGCCGGGaaacttctttcttttttgattGATGCAGGCAACCAATTGTATGTGATGGGCTCATATTTTCAAAGTAAATGAACTGAGTAATTCCAATAAAACTTGACAACGACTTACTCGTTAAAATTTTACAAGGTAAAGGATAATTTTACAAGGATTACAAAATGTATCAGTAATCCACATTAATACTTCCTGGAGTGGTGAATAGTCTATGAATACCTATTATCCCATAAaaatatgaaatgtaaaaaaaaagtaaacatgtattttaaaaaaatTCCGTGCTTAATCATAACTGGATTGTGTCTTAATGGCTTGGGAAGAGGTAGAAGGGTTTCGTCAGAGTGCATCTATCTTTGGTTGGCATCTGTCTTCTGCAGCCAAGAGGAAGGTCTTCAAACCTGTAAAGGACCTGTGTGGCAGAAAACAGTGCATGAAAATAAGACTCagatgaaagtaaaaaaaaaaaatcctccagtTCTGACTATTTTGTACGGTCCCACTATTTCAGCCTTTAACAACATATCTCTTCATGTTTCCTATCAGACTGCAACATGAGATGGTCAACTTTAAGTCATATGAGTTTCATCGCTATTTATATATTTCTCAGATTTGATCTATAATATTTACCATCCTGAAAAGATCTTCAATGTGATCCTCATGAGCAGAGGTTTTGAATACCTCAACAATGAACTGGATTAGAAGAGAACCCTTGTTGGGATCCCTGCACGAAACAGTATCTGCAGCATAAAACACGAGACACATCAGTACATAATGGAAAGAACATTTTAATTTTGGCTGCAATCTATCAAGTTCTATTTTGTGTTGAAAAGTTGATGGttggaaagtgggggggggggggttctcacaATATGTATAATAAATTAGCTGTATCAGTATGACAGACTAACTCACCAGGAGTGCAGGATAAGAGGGTGATGAAGTCTTTTTCCTTATGTGCCAAGTGTAAAGCATCGTCCATTACGTCATCTGTAAAGCCAGGCAGTGATGCCTGGTGCTCAGTGTCACAGACCAGTGGAGGTATCCTGTCACGTGTGACACCAGGCCCATCACTGACAAGCACAGCTCCCTTCTCCCCTGGAAAATGAATGGCATGATGTGGAAGTCACTCAGTCAAAAACAACAAACCAGATTTGAAATGTTATCAAATAGAAAAGGCAGAATTGTGCATCCCAAAGATTCTGAACTGTTTAAGACAAGGTCGACCCGTCTTTACAATTATAACTGATGCGTTATTTTGAGTCATAGTTACAACTATGCAGGGTTGCTGAGACAAACATGAGGAAGATCACCTCCTCTGCAGGCTTGGATGATGATGACCTTGGGTTTGTTCAGAAGTGCTTGGCAGTTCCGTGTGTTCAAGTGTTTGTAGATATTGTCAATGGGGAACATATCCGGTTCGGCCTCCTTCCAGTGTACGCCAAGCACAGCTCCCATTATCCCATGAGACATGATTACTACAAAGACGCTGTCTGTCTGGGGGAGGTTTACATGTCGAGAGAACTCCTTTACAGCCTTGTCTATCTCCTGCGAGAGGACACCTTGTCAGTCACGCAACAATTACATTTCTTTCAATAATTTAAATGAATCCTTAAAGTAGAAactgcttttttcttttccttgtgAAAGCGAGAGTACCTGCCCACTAAGGTCCCTGTGTTTCACCACATCGTATTTCCACGATTTGAGGAGCGTCTCCATGTTTTCTTCATCTTTATCAGCCCCCGCCCTATTCAAGTCCTTATTATCAAACTTCATATTAGTGATTAGCAGGGCCATGCGACTCTTCATGCTCTGGTCGGTCACAGGGTAAAtctgaaagggggaaaaaaacccaaacatttaAACGCTGAACTCTAGCATGATTAAAATCTGGTAACGTTTAAACACTTAAAATATCTTGAATAGAATAATGATAAAATATGTTTGGTAAACTTAGTGGAGCTGGGTTAAAATAATTGTAGGCTTCAAAATTTAAATCACCACAGCATCACTTGGACCCGCCACTTGTGAGTCCAAATCAACCTACATGCAACTATAATATTACAAAATTAAAGGCTTAAAGTTTTTGCAGATCTCGTATGAAGCCCAATTTAAAGGATAATTAAATTTTCTTACAAGCTGGGTCTCGTTTGATGAAAACTACGGTGAAATAGTGAAAACTATGAAAATTAGCCCAAGGTTTATAGAATAACTAGAAAATAGGAGACCTGAAAAAaagaccctgccaccagctgacttccttttccactttgggtacacacaggagccctgtattttgacagcgaagagctcgagatggggtgtacggtttaaggagatcagacaggtatgatggggcaagcccatttaggatcttatcaagtcagcagaagcacactgaagtctgatctaacatggatagggagccaatgaagggaggcaagaattggtgtcatatggtcagatttcctagatttagttagggttctagctgcagcattcggaaccatctgaagacttttagtactagcatgtggaagacctgaaaacagaacattacagtgatcaagtctggatgaaacaaatgcatgtattagtcgCTGCGTCAGCcacggacaggaaagaccgaattgtatctatgttacgtaagtgggaAAAAAAGCAGTCTTGGTGATGTCTTTAGTgtacttatcaaaggaaaggctgggacacTATAAGAGGTTTTCCTTAAGAAGTCATTCTTCTACTGCAAGGCCCAAAACTAGTCTTTGCAAATGTAAGGGTGAATTATGCGATAGTAGGGGTGAATTACGCAATAGTAGGGGTGAATTACACAATAGTAGGGGTGAATTACGCGATAGTAGGGGTGAATTATGCGATAGTAGGGGTGAATTACGCAATAGTAAGGGTGAATTACACAATAGTAGGGGTGAATTACGCGATAGTAGGGGTGAATTACGCAATAGTAGGGGTGAATTACACAATAGTAGGGGTGAATTACGCGACAGTAGGGGTGAATTATGCAATAGTAGGGGTGAATTACGCGATAGTAGGGGtgaattatacatttcctgaatccgtGGCATCCCGTTAGTATTCCACTTTCTGAATTTTACGTCTGTGATGTCACAGTGCTGAAAGACTAATTGTAAAAAGAGTGTGTAATTGACACTTTGAAGAGCTTTAATGACCTTTGTGTTTGCCCAACAGACACAACAAAGTCTGAATGGAGGCTAAGAAACTGTCCTCCCACACGACACCAAACACGTTAGTATAATGATAATTAATCTCTTGAAAAGTAGCCTGGAATAGGATATGTACCAATGCCTAAAATTCATGTTTCTATAGAGGGGGGTTAGATTAATGTGCTGAAAACTGACAAAGCTTCCACTCAGCAGTGGCTCTCATATTGAGATATCACCTACAACATTATCT
This DNA window, taken from Lampris incognitus isolate fLamInc1 chromosome 7, fLamInc1.hap2, whole genome shotgun sequence, encodes the following:
- the LOC130115508 gene encoding caspase a-like isoform X1 — encoded protein: MAGKELFRVRVDFIKTVPQAVIDDLLGDLLALKVLNNEEKDSVTEDNHSRANKARSLIDFVIKKGDVASAVMIGQLKIRDASLHTNLGLSSWLPAQTAVSLVSMKEQGLPGSSNLISSTKASQKENIYPVTDQSMKSRMALLITNMKFDNKDLNRAGADKDEENMETLLKSWKYDVVKHRDLSGQEIDKAVKEFSRHVNLPQTDSVFVVIMSHGIMGAVLGVHWKEAEPDMFPIDNIYKHLNTRNCQALLNKPKVIIIQACRGGEKGAVLVSDGPGVTRDRIPPLVCDTEHQASLPGFTDDVMDDALHLAHKEKDFITLLSCTPDTVSCRDPNKGSLLIQFIVEVFKTSAHEDHIEDLFRMVLYRFEDLPLGCRRQMPTKDRCTLTKPFYLFPSH
- the LOC130115508 gene encoding caspase a-like isoform X2; the protein is MAGKELFRVRVDFIKTVPQAVIDDLLGDLLALKVLNNEEKDSVTEDNHSRANKARSLIDFVIKKGDVASAVMIGQLKIRDASLHTNLGLSSWLPAQTAVSLVSMKEQGLPGSSNLISSTKASQKENIYPVTDQSMKSRMALLITNMKFDNKDLNRAGADKDEENMETLLKSWKYDVVKHRDLSGQEIDKAVKEFSRHVNLPQTDSVFVVIMSHGIMGAVLGVHWKEAEPDMFPIDNIYKHLNTRNCQALLNKPKVIIIQACRGGEKGAVLVSDGPGVTRDRIPPLVCDTEHQASLPGFTDDVMDDALHLAHKEKDFITLLSCTPGPLQV